A window of the Streptomyces sp. Ag109_O5-10 genome harbors these coding sequences:
- a CDS encoding serine/threonine-protein kinase, with amino-acid sequence MSTWVVPGYTESLELGAGASGRVVLAVHADTGVRVAVKYLSDSLRTRPGFVHDFRAEARLLGGLRSLYVAGLYEYVESPQGAAIVMELVDGVSLRTLLSRQGPLGPEAALVLLKGSLLGLADAHRVGVVHRDYKPENVLVETDGSSKLVDFGIAVDAGTSAGVAGTPSYMAPEQWTGAPASCAADVYAATATFFECLTGHKPYSGDNIAELALQHVDAPVPVEEVPAAVRELVRRGLAKEPDRRPAQAEAFVTELEAIAGAAYGADWEERGRARLAALVALLALLLPSARSSRSSTTDTARTVLGQAPRHGWARSWRPGRPGMLVAAAAVLLGLLLTYGMRHASAGAAERTAEAVATTTARAGAEAAPPTSPPTAPTPSGDVSPTPGVSPAPGVSPSGPSATPTAQPSASATGSPTQSATPSEPASSTSATPTAASSTPPVAPAVKNVAVSAFRQTGPTTSSATITVTTDGSGPISVTVSWFTGTTGGVAGSPDGASQTFERSGATQYTLTVDHTVQNDGCYWTVRATTTPAPASGDASQQILTRQCEIG; translated from the coding sequence GTGAGCACATGGGTGGTGCCCGGATACACCGAGTCTCTGGAGCTCGGGGCGGGTGCGAGCGGTCGCGTCGTGCTGGCCGTGCACGCGGACACCGGCGTACGGGTCGCGGTGAAGTACCTCAGCGATTCCCTGCGCACGCGGCCTGGTTTCGTGCACGACTTCCGGGCGGAGGCGCGCCTGCTCGGCGGACTGCGGAGCCTGTACGTGGCCGGCCTGTACGAGTACGTGGAGAGCCCGCAGGGCGCCGCCATCGTCATGGAACTGGTGGACGGTGTCTCGTTGCGGACGCTGCTGAGCCGTCAGGGACCGCTCGGTCCCGAGGCCGCGCTCGTCCTTCTCAAGGGATCGCTGCTCGGTCTCGCCGACGCACACCGCGTCGGCGTCGTCCACCGCGACTACAAGCCGGAGAACGTCCTGGTCGAGACGGACGGCTCGTCCAAGCTCGTCGACTTCGGCATCGCGGTGGACGCCGGCACCAGCGCGGGTGTGGCCGGGACCCCGTCCTACATGGCCCCCGAGCAGTGGACCGGCGCCCCCGCCTCCTGCGCCGCGGACGTGTACGCGGCCACGGCCACCTTCTTCGAGTGCCTGACGGGGCACAAGCCGTACTCGGGCGACAACATCGCCGAACTGGCCCTGCAGCACGTCGACGCCCCCGTCCCCGTGGAGGAGGTCCCCGCGGCGGTGCGCGAGCTGGTCCGTCGCGGTCTGGCCAAGGAACCGGACCGGCGGCCGGCACAGGCCGAGGCGTTCGTGACGGAACTGGAGGCGATCGCCGGCGCCGCCTACGGGGCCGACTGGGAGGAACGCGGCCGCGCCCGGCTCGCCGCCCTGGTGGCCCTTCTGGCGCTGCTGCTGCCCTCGGCCCGCTCCTCCCGGTCCTCCACCACGGACACCGCACGTACGGTCCTCGGCCAGGCACCACGCCACGGCTGGGCCCGGTCATGGCGACCCGGCCGGCCCGGCATGCTCGTCGCGGCCGCCGCCGTACTCCTGGGCCTCCTGCTCACCTACGGAATGCGGCACGCCTCGGCGGGCGCCGCGGAGCGGACCGCCGAGGCCGTGGCCACCACCACGGCCCGGGCCGGCGCCGAGGCGGCGCCGCCCACCTCCCCGCCCACGGCGCCCACCCCGTCAGGTGACGTGTCGCCGACCCCCGGAGTCTCCCCGGCACCCGGTGTCTCCCCCTCGGGCCCGTCTGCCACCCCGACCGCCCAGCCTTCCGCCTCCGCCACCGGCTCACCCACGCAGTCGGCGACGCCCAGCGAGCCGGCCTCCTCCACGTCGGCCACACCGACGGCCGCCTCTTCCACCCCGCCTGTCGCTCCCGCCGTCAAGAACGTCGCGGTATCGGCCTTCCGGCAGACGGGCCCCACGACCTCCAGCGCGACCATCACCGTCACCACGGACGGCAGCGGGCCGATCTCCGTCACCGTCTCGTGGTTCACGGGCACGACGGGCGGAGTGGCCGGCTCCCCCGACGGTGCGTCCCAGACCTTCGAGCGCAGCGGAGCCACCCAGTACACGCTCACCGTCGACCACACCGTCCAGAACGACGGCTGCTACTGGACGGTCCGGGCCACGACCACTCCGGCGCCGGCTTCCGGCGACGCCTCGCAGCAGATCCTGACCAGGCAGTGTGAGATCGGATGA
- a CDS encoding helix-turn-helix transcriptional regulator, with protein sequence MLRIHFTPQDLQSIRVARRPDPLWELVCAACRLGTRQGPLEFGAWRRGVLERTAQDLEARRALRLLGTLVPPVGYIPDFLTPSVLDGGLPAGLAQVRATPRGRLQRELGVLAQARPLPAWTTALGRPGDRGMGSLVRALEISSRTLLEPRWGQIRRAVQDEVDLRARTLLDGGVRALLESLPFARWHAPVLEVDYPVDRDLHLEGRGLLLLPSYFCWRRPTALADPALGPVLVHPVTARPLETAVPEGGGLERLLGRTRATVLVQVARGRTRTTSEVAQAVGIALPSASYQLAVLRDGGLVASHREGQFVRHSVTSTGHRLLGADTGRRTETDPACRP encoded by the coding sequence ATGCTCCGCATCCACTTCACGCCGCAGGACTTACAGAGCATCCGCGTGGCCCGGCGTCCCGATCCGCTGTGGGAACTCGTCTGCGCCGCCTGCCGGCTGGGCACCCGTCAGGGGCCGCTCGAGTTCGGGGCATGGCGCCGCGGCGTCCTCGAGCGGACGGCACAGGACCTGGAGGCGCGCCGTGCGCTGCGCCTGCTGGGGACGCTCGTCCCGCCCGTCGGCTACATCCCCGACTTCCTCACCCCGTCCGTTTTGGACGGGGGCCTGCCCGCCGGGCTCGCACAGGTACGCGCGACGCCCCGCGGCCGTCTGCAGCGGGAGTTGGGCGTCCTCGCCCAGGCCCGCCCTCTCCCGGCGTGGACGACGGCGCTCGGCAGGCCGGGAGACCGCGGAATGGGATCGCTGGTCAGGGCGTTGGAGATCTCCTCCCGAACTCTGCTCGAACCGCGGTGGGGGCAGATTCGCAGGGCCGTGCAGGACGAGGTCGACCTGCGCGCCCGCACCCTCCTGGACGGCGGTGTCCGCGCTCTGCTGGAGAGCCTGCCGTTCGCCCGCTGGCATGCCCCGGTGCTGGAGGTGGACTACCCCGTCGATCGGGACCTGCACCTGGAGGGCCGGGGTCTGCTGCTCCTGCCCTCCTACTTCTGCTGGCGCAGGCCCACCGCGCTCGCCGACCCCGCCCTCGGGCCGGTCCTCGTCCATCCGGTCACCGCACGGCCGTTGGAGACGGCGGTCCCCGAGGGCGGCGGACTGGAGCGGTTACTGGGCCGTACCCGGGCCACCGTGCTGGTCCAGGTGGCACGTGGCCGTACCCGCACCACGTCCGAAGTCGCGCAGGCCGTGGGCATCGCCCTGCCCAGTGCCAGCTACCAGCTCGCCGTCCTGCGGGACGGAGGACTGGTGGCGAGCCACCGGGAGGGCCAGTTCGTACGGCACTCGGTGACGTCCACGGGCCACCGGCTGCTGGGCGCGGACACCGGACGGCGGACGGAGACCGATCCGGCCTGTCGTCCCTGA
- a CDS encoding DEAD/DEAH box helicase: MKHPDDSGIAHGGPAQPEATAPALLPAVTFAGLELPTAVLRTLSELGVRDPFPIQAATLPDALKGRDILGRGRTGSGKTLAFGLPLLTRTAGRRAEPKQPLALILVPTRELAQQVTEALAPYAEALRLRIATVVGGTSIGRQIAALRQGAEVVIATPGRLHDLIERNACRLGRVRITVLDEADQMCDLGFLPQVTDVLDQVHPDGQRMLFSATLDRDVDQLVRRYLHDPVVHSVDPAAGTVTTMEHHLLVVHGPDRYAVTTEIAARDGRVLLFLDTKHAVDLLTRHLRASGVQAGALHSGKSQPQRTRTLAQFKNSQITVLVATNVAARGLHVDDLDLVVNVDPPTDAKDYVHRAGRTARAGESGSVVTLVLAGQRRETSRMLAGAGIEPTVTKVRSGEAELSRITGAKTPSGIPLDGGPAVPRPKNTNAPFRGLGTSKGTSRGAGGKSPKAAEARKLAEARRAALVRRNG, encoded by the coding sequence ATGAAGCATCCCGATGACTCCGGCATCGCTCACGGCGGTCCCGCCCAGCCCGAGGCAACGGCCCCGGCGCTGCTCCCGGCCGTCACCTTCGCCGGTCTGGAACTGCCGACGGCGGTGCTGCGGACACTGAGCGAACTCGGGGTGCGCGATCCCTTTCCGATCCAGGCCGCCACACTGCCCGATGCCCTGAAGGGGCGCGACATCCTGGGACGCGGGCGCACCGGATCAGGCAAGACGCTCGCCTTCGGCCTGCCGCTGCTGACACGTACAGCCGGGCGGCGCGCCGAACCGAAGCAACCCCTCGCTCTGATCCTTGTGCCCACCCGGGAGCTGGCCCAGCAGGTCACCGAGGCGCTGGCGCCGTACGCCGAGGCACTGCGGTTGCGGATCGCCACGGTCGTCGGCGGAACGTCGATCGGCCGGCAGATCGCCGCGCTGCGCCAGGGAGCCGAGGTGGTCATCGCCACCCCCGGACGCCTGCACGACCTGATCGAGCGCAACGCCTGTCGCCTGGGACGGGTGCGAATCACCGTGCTGGACGAGGCCGACCAGATGTGCGACCTGGGGTTCCTGCCGCAGGTCACCGACGTGCTCGACCAGGTGCATCCGGACGGTCAGCGGATGCTCTTCTCGGCCACTCTCGATCGCGACGTCGATCAACTGGTCCGCCGCTACCTCCACGACCCCGTCGTCCACTCGGTCGACCCGGCCGCGGGCACGGTCACGACGATGGAGCACCACCTTCTGGTCGTCCACGGCCCTGACCGCTACGCCGTCACCACGGAAATCGCCGCCCGCGACGGCCGCGTACTGCTGTTCCTCGACACCAAGCACGCCGTCGACCTGCTCACCCGGCATCTGCGGGCCAGCGGGGTGCAGGCCGGGGCCCTGCACAGCGGCAAGTCCCAGCCACAGCGCACCCGGACCCTGGCGCAGTTCAAGAACAGCCAGATCACCGTTCTGGTGGCGACCAATGTCGCGGCCCGTGGCCTGCACGTCGACGACCTCGATCTCGTGGTCAACGTCGACCCGCCCACCGACGCCAAGGACTATGTGCACCGGGCGGGCCGCACCGCCCGCGCCGGTGAGTCCGGCAGCGTGGTCACGCTCGTGCTGGCGGGCCAGCGCCGCGAGACGAGCCGCATGCTGGCCGGGGCCGGCATCGAGCCGACCGTCACCAAGGTGCGCTCGGGCGAGGCGGAGCTGAGCCGGATCACCGGCGCCAAGACTCCCTCCGGGATCCCGCTCGACGGCGGGCCCGCCGTCCCCCGACCCAAGAACACCAACGCTCCCTTCCGCGGCCTCGGCACCAGCAAGGGCACCTCCCGCGGCGCCGGCGGCAAGTCTCCGAAGGCCGCCGAGGCCCGCAAGCTCGCCGAGGCCCGCAGGGCCGCCCTCGTGCGTCGCAACGGCTGA